In Vigna unguiculata cultivar IT97K-499-35 chromosome 3, ASM411807v1, whole genome shotgun sequence, a single genomic region encodes these proteins:
- the LOC114179866 gene encoding asparagine synthetase domain-containing protein 1 — protein MCGIALIVSGIRIDTSWLPFDSTSSTRKTEKLLFSLDDLKAALRRRGPDSVCAKKLLLQSEENLISSFTDDGVSSSERDNADGIHTAKLHFFGATLQLRGINPLVQPLVDASGNFLVYNGEIFGGFDLESNCNDTEFLMRTLGECCSCGSCSAGHCVECGKSSVVGVLCTIKGPWAIIYWQDSSRTLWFGRDGFGRRSLLVHWPTEDDSTFLLSSVSPVSPVQLATEDETLNRIGCFGYWEELPCGIYSLHVDVSKSSGYLVAQVKMHEYANSMLTELIKWDRISVEPSSEDLKTCSHKLSKGQLSMHLASSESVPNETGSVQSSIPGPAHILLDALKESVLRRTSLYTVYQAVTSGIRQEEFVPVAILFSGGLDSMILAALLDKCLDPNYEIDLLNVSFDGHLAPDRQSAKAGLSELRRVAPSRKWRLVEIDADLSDLVFETSHVVSLINPANTYMDLNIGMALWLASGGNGWVSDANISDNDHARIKYKSNAKILLVGSGADEQCAGYGRHRTSYRRGSWLGLHEEMRLDMQRIWRRNLGRDDRCIADNGKEARFPFLDEDVIRLLLNMPLWEVANLDQPIGVGDKKILREVAKLLGLYEAAVLPKRAIQFGSRIARESNRKNFGSNRAANQASAGSVRINNRKSSFC, from the exons ATGTGTGGAATAGCATTGATAGTCTCAGGCATTCGTATTGACACCTCATGGTTGCCCTTCGATTCAACAAGTTCAACTCGGAAAACCGAGAAA TTGTTGTTCTCTTTGGATGATCTCAAAGCAGCTCTGCGGAGAAGAGGTCCCGATAGCGTGTGCGCCAAGAAACTTCTTCTCCAATCCGAGGAAAACCTAATTTCATCTTTCACAGATGATGGCGTGTCATCTTCCGAACGCGACAACGCCGATGGCATCCACACCGCGAAGCTTCATTTCTTCGGTGCAACCTTGCAGCTCAGGGGAATTAATCCGCTTGTTCAGCCACTGGTGGATGCGTCAGGGAATTTTCTCGTGTATAACG GTGAGATTTTCGGTGGATTTGACCTGGAAAGTAATTGCAACGATACTGAGTTTCTCATGCGGACTCTAGGGGAATGTTGTTCCTGTGGTTCTTGTTCAGCTGGTCACTGTGTTGAATGTGGAAAAAGTTCCGTTGTGGGTGTTCTTTGCACAATTAAAGGGCCTTGGGCTATCATTTATTGGCAG GATAGCTCTAGGACTCTTTGGTTTGGTCGGGATGGGTTCGGTCGGCGGAGCCTTCTCGTTCACTGGCCCACGGAAGATGACTCAACCTTTCTGCTTTCTTCCGTTTCACCTGTTTCGCCAGTTCAGTTGGCCACTG AGGATGAAACTCTAAATAGGATAGGATGTTTTGGTTACTGGGAAGAGCTACCATGTGGAATATATAGTTTGCATGTGGATGTTTCAAAATCAAGCGGCTATCTGGTTGCTCAAgtcaaaatgcatgaatatgcAAATTCAATGTTAACTGAACTTATCAAGTGGGATAGAATTTCTGTTGAACCAAGCTCTGAAGACCTGAAAACATGCTCTCATAAGTTATCCAAGGGCCAACTTTCTATGCATCTGGCTTCTTCAGAGTCAGTTCCAAATGAAACAG GTTCAGTTCAATCTTCAATTCCGGGTCCGGCTCATATTTTGCTTGATGCTTTAAAGGAATCTGTGTTACGACGTACTTCGTTGTATACTGTTTATCAG GCAGTGACATCTGGTATCAGACAAGAGGAATTTGTTCCGGTTGCAATTCTTTTCTCAGGTGGCCTGGACTCCATGATACTTGCAGCATTATTGGATAAATGCCTGGATCCCAATT ATGAAATCGATCTACTTAATGTAAGTTTTGATGGTCATTTAGCTCCTGATAGACAATCTGCAAAAGCAGGGTTGAGTGAACTAAGAAGAGTTGCACCTTCCAGGAA GTGGAGACTGGTGGAAATTGATGCTGACTTGTCAGACTTGGTGTTCGAAACTAGTCATGTTGTGTCACTCATAAATCCTGCCAACACCTACATG GACCTTAATATTGGAATGGCTTTATGGCTTGCTTCTGGTGGCAATGGATGGGTATCTGATGCAAATATATCTGATAATGATCATGCACGAATTAAGTACAAGTCGAATGCAAAGATTCTTCTAGTTGGTTCTGGTGCTGATGAGCAGTGTGCTGGGTATGGGAGACACAGGACAAGTTATAGACGTGGAAG TTGGCTGGGGCTCCACGAGGAAATGAGACTCGATATGCAAAGAATTTGGAGAAGAAATTTAGGGAGAGATGATAGGTGTATTGCTGATAATGGGAAGGAG GCTAGATTTCCATTCTTGGATGAAGATGTTATAAGGCTGCTGCTCAATATGCCGTTGTGGGAGGTTGCCAACCTTGATCAACCTATCGGCGTTGGTGATAAAAAGATCTTAAGAGAG GTTGCCAAATTGCTTGGTTTATATGAAGCAGCAGTTCTGCCAAAACGAGCAATTCAG TTTGGTTCAAGAATTGCAAGGGAATCAAATCGGAAGAATTTTGGAAGCAATCGAGCAGCAAATCAGGCATCAGCTGGCAGCGTGAGGATTAATAATAGGAAATCCAGTTTTTGTTGA
- the LOC114175332 gene encoding uncharacterized protein LOC114175332: MRELGCELLVATPAFGEVSTTSMCVGCPMEVAGRRFRLNLICLPMQGLDVILGMDWLSSNHVVIDCGQRKIVFPDTVGLELISSNQAVREIEAGATCYMIVAQAEKMSTAEQISRIPVVDEYADVFPDEIPELSPSRDADFSIDLIPGAGPVSMAPYRMAPAELVELKKQIEDLLEKKFI; encoded by the coding sequence ATGCGAGAGCTGGGGTGCGAGCTTTTAGTTGCGACGCCAGCGTTtggagaggtatccaccacttcTATGTGCGTGGGGTGTCCTATGGAGGTGGCAGGCCGTAGGTTCAGGCTGAATCTCATATGCTTGCCGATGCAGGGTTTAGATGTGATTCTGGGCATGGATTGGTTGTCGAGTAACCATGTCGTCATTGATTGCGGGCAACGCAAGATAGTGTTTCCTGATACGGTGGGGTTAGAACTTATCTCGTCTAATCAGGCGGTGAGGGAGATTGAGGCTGGAGCTACATGTTACATGATTGTGGCTCAGGCAGAGAAGATGAGCACGGCCGAGCAGATCAGTAGGATCCCGGTAGTGGATGAATATGCAGATGTATTTCCGGATGAGATTCCAGAACTATCGCCTAGTAGGGATGCAGATTTCtccattgatctcatccctggCGCTGGGCCAGTTTCTATGGCACCGTACAGAATGGCGCCTGCTGAGTTAGTTGAGCTAAAGAAACAGATTGAGGatctgcttgagaagaagttcatctga